From the genome of Oxyura jamaicensis isolate SHBP4307 breed ruddy duck chromosome 2, BPBGC_Ojam_1.0, whole genome shotgun sequence, one region includes:
- the IDI1 gene encoding isopentenyl-diphosphate Delta-isomerase 1 produces MWRVLRALGRRGAVPAHQGRRCARCCCSRSRCCRREPLPRAAAAALRGNWARAVSTVTAMPEVSTDSLDEQQVRLLAEMCILIDENDNRVGADTKKNCHLNENIDKGLLHRAFSVFLFNTENKLLLQQRSNAKITFPDCFTNTCCSHPLSHPLELEENDAIGVRRAAQRRMKAELGIPMEQVTPEEILYLTRIHYKAKSDGIWGEHEIDYILFVQKDVTLNPDPNEIQSYCYVTQKELKQLLDKASRSEVKITPWFKLIAETFLFKWWDNLPNLDKFVDHDKIHRM; encoded by the exons ATGTGGCGCGTGCTGCGCGCCCTGGGCCGCCGTGGGGCTGTTCCCGCGCATCAGGGGCGTCGCTGcgcccgctgctgctgctcccgctcccgctgctgccgccgcgaGCCGCTGccgcgcgccgccgccgccgccttgCGCGGGAACTGGGCCCGGGCCGTCAG CACGGTCACCGCCATGCCCGAGGTGAGCACGGACAGCCTGGACGAGCAGCAGGTGCGGCTGCTGGCCGAGATGTGCATCCTCATCGATGAGAACGACAACAGGGTGGGAGCGGACACCAAGAAGAACTGCCACCTGAACGAAAACATCGATAAAG gaTTATTGCACCGAGCattcagtgttttcttatttaatacagaaaataaactgttacTGCAGCAGAGGTCAAATgctaaaattacatttccag ATTGTTTTACCAACACTTGCTGTAGCCACCCACTGAGCCACCCACTGGAATTGGAAGAAAATGATGCCATTGGTGTCCGAAGAGCTGCACAAAGACGAATGAAAGCAGAGTTAGGAATCCCCATGGAGCAG GTAACTCCAGAGGAAATCCTCTATCTGACCCGAATTCACTACAAGGCCAAGTCTGATGGGATCTGGGGTGAACACGAAATAGACTACATCCTGTTCGTGCAGAAGGATGTAACACTGAACCCTGACCCGAACGAGATCCAGAGCTACTGTTACGTGACgcagaaagaactgaaacagCTCTTGGACAAAGCCTCCAGGAGCGAAGTCAAGATTACTCCTTGGTTCAAACTGATTGCAGAGACCTTTCTTTTTAAGTGGTGGGATAACTTACCCAACTTGGACAAATTTGTTGATCATGacaaaatacacagaatgtAA